The Opitutus sp. DNA window GACTCTGGCCGTCACCGACCTCTATCTCTTCGATTACAAGGCCACCGATGCGGAGCTTCACCTGGCGCTCACCGGCGTCCCGCTGGCCCCCATTCTCGAGACGCTGGACTTTCTCGTTTCCCGCGGCGCGCAGATCCTTGTGCGTTGCCCGATGATTCCCGGCCTCAACGATGGGGAGGACCACCTCGCCGCCATCGCGGCGATGGAACGCCGTTATCCGTCGCTGGCTGGAATCGAGATTCTCCCGTGGCACACGATGGGGAACTCCAAATACGCCAAACTCGGCAAATCACTCGGCCCGGGGCTTCCCGCGGAGAACGTCTCCGAGGAGACTAAAAACCGCTACCGCAATTTCTTCGCCGGGCGGGGCTGCGGCAAAGTGCGAATCTGCTGATCTCTGCGACGATTCACACGGTGTCCCTATTTCAAAGAAGTTCGCAGTTGCCATACTGTCGCCTCATCGTCGAACCTTTCGGCAAAACCTGAAAAAACCTCTGCCATGAACAAAAAAACTACCCTCGTCCGCGCCTTGCTTTTCGCAGGCATCGCAACCTCAGCTTCGGCCATGGTTCTCACAAATCCTCTACGCGTCGGGGGCCAAAAAGCGATCGACCCCAAGGGCGTCATCGCGAAGGAACTCGTGCCCGCGAATGCCGTGAGCAAGGAGGAAATTATCGCCCTTCCCTCATTCCGCTCGGTCCAGGTTTTTGGTGCGTCTGGAACGTTCTTTGAACCGAAACAGAATATCATCAACTTTACTGGCACGAATGACATGGTCCCCGATGTCGAACTGACATTCGGAGGGTATGATCCCACCCCGCAGAGCGGCGCGGCGATATTTAATGCGAATTATACGAGCTCTGACGGCATAGCGATCCGCCTCGAGGCCACGGGGAGCGCGGTGCCCAAATCCAAATCGATGAATGCGGTTCTGAAATTCGGGGACTATAATACAGACTCCAATACTTTCACTCCAGCCTCCGTTGTCTCAGGCAAAGCTCCCGTCGCCGTGGCCTTCACATTGACCGGTCTGGGCAACCGCACCTACATGCTCGATTCCATCGTTGTCGTTTTCAAAGACACAGAAGGAAATGTTTTAGAGACCCAGGCACTGACCGGTCTCACTATTCCGAACGACGCCAAGCCGCGCGCTGCCTACTTTGCCTTCAAAAGCACGGGGGCCCGTATCGGCAGTGTCTTGATCACGGCAACAACACAGGAAATCAAATACTCGGCAACTCCTCTGCTGGGCCTCGATGATCTGGGATTCGCACGCTGAAAACATGCCGCCCGTCTCGACCTTAATGAAAACCATTCTTCTGGCCGCGCTTTGGACCATCTGCTTCTTTTCAACGTCCCGGGGGTTTGCGCAGGAACCCCCGTCGGCCGTGGTGCCGGAAGAACCGGCGGAAGCGGCGTTTGTTTTATCACGCCGTGAGGAGGCGCCAGCCTTTCCCGCGAGCCAGAAACGCACCCTCAAACCCGGCTTTAGCAGCGTGGGCACGTGGACCGCGTCCGGCACATTCAAAACCCCGCTTGGCAATTCGCGCTGGAGCAACCAAGCGGGCATCGCCCGATGGAATCCCTTGCTGACCACCCCGGGCCTCTACCGCGTGTCGGCCTACAAGATCGTCAGTGGTAAAAAAGACGATCCCGAGATTGCTTTCACGATCAACCACTCCGGCAAGAAATCATCCGCTTCGCTGGACTCGACGCAGGGTGCCAGCGAATGGGTTGTTCTCGGAGAATACGACTTCTCGGCCGACCGGGATGAATTCGTCGAGTATGTGCCCTCCGGCAGCGCGCAGGGAAACATCTACACCCGCATTTCCGATGTGCGCTTCGACAGGATCGATGCCTCGGGAAAAATTGAGGACTCGTTGATCGTCACGGTGGAACCCTGGTTGCCGCGTTATCTGAATGTGGCAGGCATCAAGGAACATCCTGCTCGCCAGGAGATCACCACCCTGGTGCGCAAGGGATTTGCCACGCTTCTGCCGGATGGCACATTCGCGCCGGATGAGCCGATCAGCTCCAGCGATTTCCTCGCATGGGCGATGGCCACAGCGTCTGACGAGAAGCCAAGCACTCAAGACAAAACGCTCGCCAAGGCCAAGGAACTGGGAATTCCACAGGCCGAGGAGTTACTGAAAAGCAATGGCATCACCGGCAAACAGGCCGCCAAACTTCTGGCGCAAATCGCGCAGGCCAAGGGCCGGTCATTGGCGGCACGTCACGGCGCGCCTGCGACTGCCTCCGAGGTTGAGATATGCGAGTCAATAGGCATCCTACCAAAAGCCCCTCCGCAGAATCAGGGCTTTTGGAGCCGCTTGAAAATGCGTCTGGGATTCGTCGGCGAGGCTGCCGAAAAGAATCTCACCCGCGCCGAGGCGGCGGTCGCGCTGCGCCGGTTCCTCCATCTTGTGCTGGCACCCAATCCCCCGCCCGGTGGCGATTGGCAATTGGTGTTTGAGGATCGCTTCGACAAGCCTGCGGTGGACGAATCGGTCTGGACGATCGACAACTCCGTGCGCGTGCCCAACCGCCTCGGCCGCTGGCGGGAAAATGTGGAGGTCAAGGACGGTCATATTCGCCTGCTCAACAAGGTGGAATCCCGCAATGGCTGCGTCTGGTCGAGCGGCAACCTCCAGACGAAAGGCGAATGGCAATACGGTTACTTCGAGGCCTCGTATCGCTACGCCCGCGCTGTCGGCATCAACAATGCCTTCTGGGGTTTTTCCAAAAACAGTGACAACCCCCAGGTGGAGCTCAATCCCAACGAAGGATGGTATCCAGACATCATCAACGCGCACTTTTACATCCACCACAAGAAGGATAGAAAAGTCACGCACCTCACCAATGGCACTGCGGACGGAACGCTCCTCGGTTACCGCGCAGGGGAGAATCTGGCCGATGACTTCCATGTGTATGGCATGGAGTGGAACGAGAAGGAACTCATCTTCTACTTTGACGGGCGCGAGATTCGCCGC harbors:
- a CDS encoding family 16 glycosylhydrolase — encoded protein: MKTILLAALWTICFFSTSRGFAQEPPSAVVPEEPAEAAFVLSRREEAPAFPASQKRTLKPGFSSVGTWTASGTFKTPLGNSRWSNQAGIARWNPLLTTPGLYRVSAYKIVSGKKDDPEIAFTINHSGKKSSASLDSTQGASEWVVLGEYDFSADRDEFVEYVPSGSAQGNIYTRISDVRFDRIDASGKIEDSLIVTVEPWLPRYLNVAGIKEHPARQEITTLVRKGFATLLPDGTFAPDEPISSSDFLAWAMATASDEKPSTQDKTLAKAKELGIPQAEELLKSNGITGKQAAKLLAQIAQAKGRSLAARHGAPATASEVEICESIGILPKAPPQNQGFWSRLKMRLGFVGEAAEKNLTRAEAAVALRRFLHLVLAPNPPPGGDWQLVFEDRFDKPAVDESVWTIDNSVRVPNRLGRWRENVEVKDGHIRLLNKVESRNGCVWSSGNLQTKGEWQYGYFEASYRYARAVGINNAFWGFSKNSDNPQVELNPNEGWYPDIINAHFYIHHKKDRKVTHLTNGTADGTLLGYRAGENLADDFHVYGMEWNEKELIFYFDGREIRRLPNIDCHRPIAVWFSTYIGDWCGGKATRAVDGTAMEVDWVRVWQKKPERR